A region from the Aeromicrobium choanae genome encodes:
- a CDS encoding M20/M25/M40 family metallo-hydrolase: MTAAENEVVDLCRDLIRIDTSNFGDSSGPGERVAAEYVAASLAEVGIESTILESETGRASVLARWGNQDSPRPGLVIHGHLDVVPAQAADWSVDPFAAEIVDDYVVGRGAVDMKDFDAILLAVVRERQRAGRIPDRPILLVFTADEEAGGQLGAHWLVAEHREWFEGCTEAIGEVGGFSTEVGGKRLYLLESGEKGIAWLRLTASGTAGHGSMRNHDNAITHLARALVRIGEHEWPVEPGPSMLLLLEKVRELTGLEGTPDELLEHFGPAVRMIGSGLRNSTNATMAQAGYKHNVVPGEAVAYVDGRPLPGHHETFVSRVQDIVGDGVRVEPYHEDIPLEYGFEGDLVDAMTVSLLKHDPEAHVAPFLMSGGTDAKAWHKLGMTSYGFTPLRLPGDLDFTALFHGVDERVPIDALQFGTRVFDEFLDLA; this comes from the coding sequence ATGACCGCCGCCGAGAACGAGGTCGTCGACCTCTGCCGTGACCTGATCCGGATCGACACGTCCAACTTCGGCGACTCGTCCGGACCGGGGGAGCGCGTGGCGGCCGAGTACGTCGCCGCGAGCCTCGCCGAGGTCGGCATCGAGTCCACGATCCTCGAGTCGGAGACGGGCCGAGCGTCGGTCCTGGCCCGCTGGGGCAACCAGGACTCCCCGCGCCCCGGACTCGTGATCCACGGTCACCTCGACGTCGTGCCCGCGCAGGCCGCCGACTGGTCGGTCGACCCGTTCGCCGCCGAGATCGTCGACGACTACGTCGTGGGCCGCGGCGCGGTCGACATGAAGGACTTCGACGCGATCCTGCTGGCGGTGGTGCGCGAGCGCCAGCGCGCCGGCCGGATCCCCGACCGCCCGATCCTGCTGGTCTTCACGGCTGACGAGGAGGCCGGCGGCCAGCTCGGCGCCCACTGGCTCGTCGCCGAGCACCGCGAGTGGTTCGAGGGTTGCACCGAGGCCATCGGCGAGGTCGGCGGCTTCTCCACCGAGGTCGGCGGCAAGCGCCTGTACCTGCTGGAGTCCGGCGAGAAGGGCATCGCGTGGCTGCGCCTCACGGCCTCGGGCACGGCGGGCCACGGCTCGATGCGGAACCACGACAACGCGATCACCCACCTCGCCCGCGCGCTCGTGCGCATCGGCGAGCACGAGTGGCCGGTCGAGCCCGGTCCGTCGATGCTGCTCCTCCTGGAGAAGGTGCGCGAGCTCACCGGTCTCGAGGGCACCCCCGACGAGCTGCTGGAGCACTTCGGTCCCGCGGTGCGGATGATCGGGTCGGGGCTGCGGAACTCGACGAACGCGACGATGGCGCAGGCCGGGTACAAGCACAACGTCGTGCCGGGCGAGGCGGTCGCGTACGTCGACGGCCGTCCGCTGCCCGGTCACCACGAGACCTTCGTCTCGCGCGTACAGGACATCGTCGGCGACGGCGTCCGGGTGGAGCCGTACCACGAGGACATCCCGCTGGAGTACGGCTTCGAGGGCGACCTCGTCGACGCGATGACGGTGTCGCTGCTCAAGCACGACCCCGAGGCGCACGTGGCGCCGTTCCTCATGTCGGGCGGCACCGATGCGAAGGCCTGGCACAAGCTCGGCATGACCTCCTACGGCTTCACGCCGCTGCGGCTGCCCGGCGACCTCGACTTCACGGCGCTGTTCCACGGCGTCGACGAGCGCGTGCCGATCGACGCCCTGCAGTTCGGCACTCGCGTCTTCGACGAGTTCCTCGATCTGGCCTGA
- a CDS encoding SRPBCC family protein — protein MPRTVVRYTTHLDAVDAFARVTDWERHRVPLTTITITPEGFTARTAVGPVGFDDPMHVTRWEPPHRADLQKQGRVIRGNATITVEPSGSGSGSVVTWDEDVSVIGVPRLLDPVVSRLLRLMVSTVLRRLMA, from the coding sequence ATGCCCAGAACGGTAGTGAGGTACACGACACACCTCGACGCGGTGGACGCGTTCGCCCGCGTGACCGACTGGGAGCGCCATCGCGTGCCGCTCACGACGATCACGATCACGCCCGAGGGCTTCACCGCCAGGACCGCGGTGGGACCGGTCGGATTCGACGATCCGATGCACGTCACCCGCTGGGAGCCGCCGCACCGCGCCGACCTGCAGAAGCAGGGCCGGGTGATCCGCGGGAATGCGACGATCACGGTCGAGCCGAGCGGCTCCGGCTCCGGATCCGTGGTCACGTGGGACGAGGACGTCAGCGTGATCGGTGTCCCGAGGCTGCTGGACCCGGTCGTGAGCCGCCTGCTCCGGCTCATGGTCTCGACGGTGCTGCGCCGCCTGATGGCCTGA
- a CDS encoding AAA family ATPase, producing the protein MFNKGTMPFTSVADVKARLATAGYLASDAVATTVFLASELGKPLLVEGPAGVGKTELSRAVAQACGAELVRLQCYEGVDESRAIYEWNHAKQLLRISAGNDESWSEAKSDIFSEEFLLPRPLLSAIRNDGPTVLLIDETDKADVEIEGLLLEVLGDFQITIPELGTVTATQRPFVVLTSNATRELSEALRRRCLFLHIEFPDADLERDIVALKVPDLDDALTDSLVRVINALRAMPLRKAPSVSETLDWARTLVALGADTLTTEVVSESLGVVLKHQDDIDKARTKLDLDAVLS; encoded by the coding sequence ATGTTCAACAAGGGCACCATGCCGTTCACCTCGGTCGCCGACGTCAAGGCCCGGCTCGCCACGGCGGGCTACCTCGCCTCCGACGCCGTCGCCACCACCGTCTTCCTGGCCAGCGAGCTGGGCAAGCCGCTGCTGGTCGAAGGGCCGGCGGGTGTCGGCAAGACCGAGCTCTCGCGCGCCGTCGCGCAGGCCTGCGGCGCCGAGCTCGTCCGTCTCCAGTGCTACGAGGGCGTCGACGAGTCCCGCGCGATCTACGAGTGGAACCACGCGAAGCAGCTGCTGCGCATCTCGGCCGGGAACGACGAGTCCTGGAGCGAGGCGAAGTCGGACATCTTCTCCGAGGAGTTCCTGCTGCCGCGCCCGCTGCTCTCGGCCATCCGCAACGACGGCCCGACCGTGCTGCTGATCGACGAGACCGACAAGGCCGACGTCGAGATCGAGGGCCTGCTGCTCGAGGTGCTCGGCGACTTCCAGATCACGATCCCCGAGCTCGGCACGGTCACGGCCACGCAGCGCCCCTTCGTGGTGCTGACCTCCAACGCGACCCGCGAGCTGTCCGAGGCCCTGCGCCGCCGCTGCCTCTTCCTGCACATCGAGTTCCCCGACGCCGACCTCGAGCGTGACATCGTGGCGCTCAAGGTGCCCGACCTCGACGACGCGCTCACCGACTCGCTCGTCCGCGTGATCAACGCGCTGCGCGCGATGCCGCTGCGCAAGGCACCGTCCGTCTCGGAGACGCTCGACTGGGCGCGCACACTCGTCGCGCTCGGCGCCGACACGCTCACCACCGAGGTCGTCTCCGAGAGCCTGGGCGTCGTGCTGAAGCACCAGGACGACATCGACAAGGCCCGCACCAAGCTGGACCTGGACGCCGTGCTCTCATGA
- a CDS encoding VWA domain-containing protein yields MSTQLATRLVEFVEALRAKGVNAGPSESIDAADVMRVLGLDDRDLLREGLAAALVRRGGQRDVFDQTFDLFFPVGVGRPEAARDVAENLDVQQIRELLLMALLDRDPRTLAQIAEIAVDVLGEVGQPGTDTAGWSAYQTIDRLQPQTLIAAAMAMRPGGGSGSGGQGLGTQFTDRLARDEVRQGVEAFREMVQAEARRRSAELRGRELVARHAVRTSSDRVDFLSANRQQLEELRRSVRPLARVLATRLSARRRRRRRGKIDMRRTLRRAMGTGGVPMRPVFEKPRPTRPELVLLCDVSGSVSGFSSFTMLLTQALSAQFSKIRVFAFVNAMAEVTEIVRDGAVAGGGDIESRIRAEARITKWHTSSDYGEAFLDFQEFFLDAVGPRTAVLILGDARNNNQNPRFDALHEIAMRSRRTYWLNPEHHTRWGLGDSEALAYAEIVPMHECANVDQLTHFVTRLLPV; encoded by the coding sequence ATGAGCACCCAGCTCGCGACCCGGCTGGTCGAGTTCGTCGAGGCGCTTCGCGCCAAGGGCGTCAACGCCGGCCCCAGCGAGTCGATCGACGCCGCCGACGTCATGCGCGTGCTGGGGCTCGACGACCGCGACCTCCTGCGGGAGGGCCTCGCCGCCGCGCTGGTGCGACGCGGCGGGCAGCGCGACGTCTTCGACCAGACCTTCGACCTGTTCTTCCCCGTCGGCGTGGGCCGGCCCGAGGCCGCCCGCGATGTCGCCGAGAACCTCGACGTCCAGCAGATTCGCGAGCTCCTCCTCATGGCGCTGCTCGACCGCGACCCCCGCACATTGGCCCAGATCGCCGAGATCGCCGTCGACGTGCTGGGCGAGGTCGGACAGCCCGGCACCGACACCGCCGGCTGGTCGGCCTACCAGACGATCGACCGGCTCCAGCCCCAGACGCTGATCGCCGCCGCGATGGCCATGCGCCCCGGCGGCGGCAGCGGCAGCGGCGGCCAGGGCCTCGGCACCCAGTTCACCGACCGCCTCGCGCGCGACGAGGTGCGCCAGGGCGTGGAGGCCTTCCGCGAGATGGTGCAGGCCGAGGCGCGCCGCCGGTCCGCCGAGCTCCGCGGACGCGAGCTCGTGGCCCGCCACGCCGTTCGCACCTCGAGCGACCGCGTCGACTTCCTCAGCGCGAACCGCCAGCAGCTGGAGGAGCTGCGCCGCTCCGTGCGCCCCCTCGCGCGCGTCCTGGCCACGCGGCTGTCGGCGCGTCGCCGGCGTCGCCGTCGCGGCAAGATCGACATGCGCCGCACCCTGCGCCGCGCGATGGGCACCGGCGGCGTGCCGATGAGGCCCGTCTTCGAGAAGCCGCGCCCGACCCGCCCCGAGCTCGTGCTGCTGTGCGACGTCTCGGGCTCGGTGTCCGGCTTCTCGAGCTTCACGATGCTGCTCACGCAGGCGCTCAGCGCGCAGTTCAGCAAGATCCGCGTCTTCGCCTTCGTCAACGCGATGGCCGAGGTCACCGAGATCGTGCGCGACGGCGCGGTCGCCGGCGGCGGTGACATCGAGTCGCGGATCCGGGCCGAGGCCCGCATCACGAAGTGGCACACCAGCAGCGACTACGGCGAGGCCTTCCTGGACTTCCAGGAGTTCTTCCTCGACGCGGTCGGTCCGCGCACGGCCGTGCTGATCCTCGGCGATGCCCGCAACAACAACCAGAATCCGCGGTTCGACGCCCTCCACGAGATCGCGATGCGGTCGCGTCGGACGTACTGGCTGAACCCCGAGCACCACACCCGCTGGGGCCTCGGCGACTCCGAGGCGCTCGCGTACGCCGAGATCGTTCCGATGCACGAGTGCGCCAACGTGGATCAGCTGACGCACTTCGTGACACGATTGCTTCCTGTCTGA
- a CDS encoding EamA family transporter, translating into MDPRWSTPLLTAIAPIAWGSTYYVTSAFLPPDRPLFAALMRALPIGLLLLALRPTLPTGSWWWKSLVLGTLNIGAFFVLIFVAAYRLPSGMAATLTATAPIAMMLVAWLLIAERPRLTSLGAAVLGIAGVALLVLRAGFAVDMLGVAASLSAVVMSSFGYVLLKRWTAPVDLLTLTAWQLVAGGLLLLPVALVVEGRPPAVDGPAVLGFLYIGLVATGLANYVWFRGLQRMPAASVSLIGLLNPVSGTVLGVALAHEVFGPVQAIGMLLVLVGVLLGQQPVQRALGQLLRRERSPARVR; encoded by the coding sequence GTGGACCCGAGATGGAGCACGCCCCTGCTGACGGCGATCGCGCCCATCGCGTGGGGATCGACCTACTACGTCACCAGTGCCTTCCTCCCGCCCGACCGGCCCCTGTTCGCCGCGCTGATGCGTGCGCTGCCGATCGGTCTGCTGCTGCTCGCGCTGCGTCCCACGCTGCCCACGGGATCGTGGTGGTGGAAGTCGCTCGTGCTGGGAACGTTGAACATCGGTGCCTTCTTCGTGCTGATCTTCGTCGCTGCGTACCGCCTGCCCAGCGGCATGGCCGCCACGCTCACCGCCACCGCGCCGATCGCGATGATGCTGGTGGCGTGGCTGCTGATCGCCGAGAGGCCGCGGCTGACCTCGCTGGGCGCCGCCGTGCTCGGGATCGCCGGGGTCGCGCTGCTCGTGCTCCGGGCGGGGTTCGCCGTCGACATGCTCGGGGTCGCCGCCTCGCTCAGCGCCGTCGTGATGTCGTCCTTCGGCTACGTGCTGCTGAAGCGCTGGACGGCCCCGGTGGACCTGCTGACGCTGACCGCCTGGCAGCTCGTCGCCGGAGGGCTGCTCCTGCTCCCGGTGGCGCTCGTCGTCGAGGGACGGCCGCCGGCCGTCGACGGTCCCGCCGTGCTCGGGTTCCTCTACATCGGCCTGGTGGCCACGGGCCTGGCGAACTACGTCTGGTTCCGTGGCCTCCAGCGGATGCCGGCCGCGTCGGTGTCCCTCATCGGGTTGCTGAACCCCGTCTCGGGCACCGTGCTGGGCGTCGCGCTCGCGCACGAGGTCTTCGGACCCGTCCAGGCGATCGGGATGCTGCTCGTGCTGGTGGGAGTGCTGCTCGGTCAGCAGCCCGTCCAGCGGGCACTCGGCCAGCTGCTGCGCCGGGAGAGGTCTCCCGCGCGGGTGCGCTGA
- a CDS encoding LysR family transcriptional regulator gives MSLELRHLRTLVAVAEEGSFTAAAALLGVSQPTLSRTVSQVEELVGRRLVERTTRHVALTPAGESLALEARAILARLDRALAAVTAEGAATLRLGWTWAAFGAQTAPLLTSWRHADRAELSIVRTTEPFRDLDSGAIDAAICRTVLPEEVDLGRYDTAHLYTESLLAAVSVHGHLAERSSVTLADLARERVALGSTASTVTPRLWEGLGIVPTTVEVETIDEWLTRITLQDFVGLTPLTSAYSYPHPEVRYLPISDAPLVEVSLAWPHAHPHVEVEQFASFARRHFRDLAEEVERRDV, from the coding sequence ATGAGTCTGGAGCTGCGTCATCTCCGCACACTCGTGGCCGTCGCGGAGGAGGGCAGCTTCACCGCCGCCGCCGCGCTCCTCGGCGTCTCCCAGCCGACCCTCTCGCGCACCGTGTCGCAGGTGGAGGAGCTGGTCGGACGCCGGCTCGTGGAGCGCACCACGCGACACGTCGCACTGACACCTGCCGGCGAGTCCCTCGCGCTCGAGGCGCGGGCGATCCTCGCGCGACTCGACCGGGCGCTGGCCGCCGTCACCGCCGAGGGCGCCGCAACCCTGAGGCTCGGATGGACCTGGGCCGCGTTCGGCGCCCAGACCGCCCCGCTGCTCACATCCTGGCGCCACGCCGACCGCGCGGAGCTGTCGATCGTCCGGACCACCGAGCCCTTCCGCGACCTCGACTCCGGGGCGATCGACGCGGCGATCTGCCGGACGGTGCTTCCGGAGGAGGTCGATCTCGGACGGTACGACACGGCCCACCTCTACACCGAGAGCCTGCTGGCGGCGGTGTCGGTGCACGGTCATCTCGCCGAACGGTCGAGCGTCACCCTGGCCGATCTGGCCCGCGAGCGGGTGGCGCTGGGCTCGACCGCGTCCACCGTGACGCCACGGCTCTGGGAGGGCCTGGGCATCGTCCCGACCACCGTGGAGGTCGAGACGATCGACGAGTGGCTGACCCGCATCACGCTGCAGGACTTCGTCGGTCTCACGCCGCTGACCTCCGCCTACAGCTATCCCCACCCCGAAGTGCGGTACCTGCCGATCTCGGACGCGCCGCTGGTGGAGGTCTCGCTGGCGTGGCCCCACGCCCATCCCCATGTCGAGGTGGAGCAATTCGCCTCCTTCGCCCGCAGGCACTTCCGCGATCTCGCCGAGGAGGTCGAGCGGCGGGACGTCTGA
- a CDS encoding DMT family transporter: MKASRRAGTVAYVTVGVIWGMTFLFMRWATDVVSPAQTALIRVVFGALPVAVYALVRGHLSWSHWRHAHHFLAMSILAAAFYYYAFAVGTTLLETGIAGALTGTIPLFATVSASLMLADERMNRGRAVGLVAGVGGVVLLAQPWDAGSVDLAGVGWMLAGCVFVGLSFPYARRFITPLEIHPSAATTYQLVLGGILLLVVVDLDGITDVADDPKALLGTVLGLGLLCTGIAFILYYVMVDGLGAATASTSSYLPPAVAMVVGIVALDEPIHASALAGLTLIGLGAFVSHRFGTAIDRTPVEVVVPER; the protein is encoded by the coding sequence GTGAAGGCGAGTCGGCGCGCAGGGACGGTGGCGTACGTGACCGTCGGCGTGATCTGGGGCATGACGTTCCTGTTCATGCGGTGGGCGACCGATGTCGTGAGCCCGGCGCAGACCGCTCTCATCCGCGTGGTGTTCGGCGCACTGCCCGTCGCCGTCTACGCGCTGGTACGCGGTCACCTGAGCTGGAGTCACTGGCGCCATGCCCACCACTTCCTGGCGATGTCGATCTTGGCGGCCGCGTTCTACTACTACGCGTTCGCGGTCGGCACCACGTTGCTCGAGACAGGCATCGCCGGAGCGCTGACGGGGACGATCCCGCTGTTCGCGACGGTCAGCGCCAGCCTCATGCTCGCCGACGAGCGGATGAACAGGGGGCGTGCGGTGGGTCTCGTCGCCGGTGTGGGCGGCGTGGTGCTGCTGGCGCAGCCCTGGGATGCCGGCTCCGTCGACCTGGCCGGAGTCGGGTGGATGCTCGCCGGCTGCGTCTTCGTCGGGCTGTCGTTCCCGTACGCGCGGCGGTTCATCACACCGCTCGAGATCCATCCGTCGGCCGCGACCACCTACCAGCTCGTGCTCGGCGGCATCCTGCTCCTCGTCGTCGTCGACCTGGACGGCATCACCGACGTCGCGGACGACCCGAAGGCGCTCCTCGGTACGGTCCTCGGGCTGGGACTGCTGTGCACCGGGATCGCGTTCATCCTCTACTACGTCATGGTCGACGGGCTGGGCGCCGCGACGGCCTCGACCTCGTCCTACCTGCCCCCCGCCGTGGCGATGGTCGTCGGCATCGTCGCGCTCGACGAGCCGATCCATGCGAGCGCTCTCGCTGGGCTCACGCTCATCGGCCTCGGTGCCTTCGTGTCGCACCGCTTCGGCACGGCCATCGACCGCACGCCCGTCGAAGTGGTCGTGCCCGAGCGCTGA
- a CDS encoding macro domain-containing protein, with product MVRLTAIHADITTLEVDAIVNAANSAMRGGGGVDGAIHAAGGPAVLADCIARFPDGLPTGDAGWTSAGDLPARWIIHTVGPNRHAGQTDPALLESCYRGSLEIADQLGAREVAFPLVGAGVYGWSKAESVAAAVRAVRSGSTDVEHVILVGYDAAAQREIEAALAATDEPG from the coding sequence ATGGTGCGACTGACCGCGATCCACGCCGACATCACGACCCTCGAGGTCGACGCGATCGTGAACGCCGCCAACTCGGCGATGCGGGGCGGCGGCGGGGTGGACGGGGCGATCCACGCCGCGGGCGGCCCGGCGGTGCTCGCCGACTGCATCGCCCGGTTCCCCGACGGGCTGCCCACGGGCGACGCCGGCTGGACCTCCGCCGGCGACCTCCCCGCACGCTGGATCATCCACACGGTGGGCCCGAACCGGCACGCGGGGCAGACCGACCCCGCACTGCTGGAGTCCTGCTACCGCGGCTCCCTCGAGATCGCGGACCAGCTCGGGGCGCGCGAGGTCGCGTTCCCGCTGGTGGGTGCCGGCGTCTACGGCTGGTCGAAGGCCGAGTCGGTCGCGGCCGCCGTGCGTGCGGTCCGCTCAGGCTCCACGGACGTGGAGCACGTGATCCTGGTCGGGTACGACGCGGCGGCGCAGCGGGAGATCGAAGCCGCGCTCGCGGCCACCGACGAACCGGGTTGA
- a CDS encoding metallophosphoesterase family protein, translated as MPTRLLLIADTHLPKRAKQLPAQVWDAVDVADVVLHAGDWVDVATLDDLEARAKRLVAVYGNNDHGELRERLPLVARAEIDGVRFAVVHETGASQGREARCSAEYPDVDVLVFGHSHIPWDTTTGTGLRLLNPGSPTDRRRQPFCTYMTAVADAGVLRDVELHELPPRTPARAR; from the coding sequence ATGCCGACCCGACTGCTGCTGATCGCGGACACCCACCTGCCCAAGCGGGCGAAGCAGCTCCCCGCGCAGGTGTGGGACGCGGTGGACGTGGCCGACGTCGTGCTCCATGCCGGCGACTGGGTGGACGTGGCCACGCTCGACGACCTCGAGGCCCGAGCGAAGCGGCTCGTCGCGGTCTACGGGAACAACGACCACGGCGAGTTGCGTGAGCGCCTGCCGCTCGTGGCCCGGGCCGAGATCGACGGCGTCCGGTTCGCAGTCGTGCACGAGACGGGCGCGTCGCAGGGTCGCGAGGCCCGGTGCAGCGCGGAGTACCCCGACGTGGACGTCCTCGTGTTCGGCCACAGCCACATCCCGTGGGACACCACCACCGGGACCGGGCTCCGCCTGCTGAACCCCGGCTCCCCCACCGACCGGCGCCGCCAGCCGTTCTGCACGTACATGACGGCGGTGGCCGACGCGGGCGTCCTGCGCGACGTCGAGCTGCACGAGCTGCCACCGAGGACGCCGGCGCGGGCGCGATGA
- a CDS encoding DUF222 domain-containing protein — translation MEFNRAITAGDAVRRARAIAEFEEWEFVVHFHAKRTAEIDRTDDILLSKDLGRREVTLELAQALHVSEQHVWALVHEASTITDRTPQVWESFREGDIDSVRVSAIAATAEKLQTPEALTVLERSAPEYAATHTIAELRAWLRRLRARLEPQEVSAETARATEDRRVSITHNDDGTSWLNALLPTGGAIVIGDRLRRAARAVPAVDPETGEKDRRTRDQKQADQLVGWLTSCTGPADIRAEIAISIPATDFIGLTDGPGLTLDGEPVGAEWVRELAQSEHTVFRRLVLDPIGEVLDTTVLGYRPPESLRQALRWRDGTCRVAGCRAPVHETDLDHA, via the coding sequence ATGGAGTTCAACCGGGCGATCACCGCAGGCGATGCGGTGCGGCGCGCGCGGGCGATCGCCGAGTTCGAGGAGTGGGAGTTCGTCGTCCACTTCCACGCCAAGCGAACCGCCGAGATCGACCGCACCGACGACATCCTCCTGTCGAAGGATCTGGGGCGTCGCGAGGTCACGCTCGAGCTCGCCCAGGCACTGCATGTCAGCGAGCAGCACGTGTGGGCTCTGGTCCACGAAGCCTCCACGATCACCGACAGGACCCCGCAGGTGTGGGAGTCGTTCCGCGAGGGCGACATCGACTCCGTGCGGGTCTCGGCGATCGCGGCCACGGCGGAGAAGCTGCAGACCCCCGAGGCGCTCACGGTGCTGGAGCGCTCGGCCCCCGAGTACGCGGCCACCCACACGATCGCCGAGCTGAGGGCCTGGCTGCGCCGGCTCCGTGCGCGGCTCGAGCCGCAGGAGGTGAGCGCCGAGACCGCGCGCGCCACCGAGGACCGTCGCGTGTCAATCACGCACAACGACGACGGCACCTCGTGGTTGAACGCGCTGCTGCCCACCGGTGGCGCCATCGTCATCGGCGACCGCCTGCGCCGCGCGGCCCGGGCCGTGCCGGCGGTCGACCCGGAGACGGGCGAGAAGGACCGCCGCACCCGCGACCAGAAGCAGGCCGACCAGCTCGTCGGTTGGCTCACGTCGTGCACGGGACCCGCCGACATCCGCGCCGAGATCGCGATCAGCATCCCGGCCACCGACTTCATCGGCCTCACCGACGGCCCGGGCCTGACCCTAGACGGCGAGCCCGTCGGCGCCGAGTGGGTTCGCGAGCTCGCCCAGTCCGAGCACACCGTGTTCCGCAGACTGGTGCTCGACCCGATCGGCGAGGTCCTCGACACCACGGTCCTGGGCTACCGACCACCGGAGTCACTTCGCCAAGCACTGAGATGGCGAGACGGCACCTGCAGAGTCGCCGGCTGCCGTGCACCCGTCCACGAGACCGACCTCGACCACGC